gtgagacagaggtCAATGGGAGGTgttttcctcaattgctttccatcttttttttttttaagacagactctctcactgaatctgaagctcaccaatttggGAAGACTGAGTGTCCAGTAAGCTACAGGGATCCTCTTACCTGGCTTTCCCccacttccttaaaaaaaaaaaaaagtaagccgggcagtggtggcgcatgcctttaataccagcactcgggaggcagaggcaggcggatctctgtgagtttgaggccagcctggcctacaagagctagttccaggacaggaaccaaaagctacggagaaaccctgtctcgaaaatcctaaataaataaataaataaataaataaataaataaataaataaataaaaaaaagtacctctcttaactactgaatcaTCTTCCCAGGCCCAATTGCTAACTACTGAGTAAAGAGTTTAAAAACCTTTCCAGTGTTCACAGAACACTTCACAGCAAAACCCGTGCCCTTTCTCTAAATGTTATTCCACATACATTTAAAGCCCACTTCTATAGCTGAAAGCAAGTGACAAAAGGCTTACACTGAAAATGGCTTAGAAAATTGTGTTATATGTTGTGGTCTGAATGACAAATGTACATGAACTCCTGGTCGCCAGGGGTGGTGCTCTTTGGGAGGTTATAGAACCTTGAAGAAGTgaagccttgttggagaaagtattaTCACTGAGGGCTAACTTTGAGATCTCATCCGTACACTCCGCTTCCTGTTCTCTCTAGGCTTCCTGTACGTGAATGAAAAGGTGACCAGCTTCCTGTTCCCGTAGCTATGTTTCCCCTAACTATTGCTACGCCTTTCCTACCATCATAGACTGCTCCTCcagaaccataagccaaataacACTCTCTTCTCTACATTGCTTTCAGTCacggtattttatcacagcaacaaaaaaaaaaaaaaaaaacacagttatcagagagagagggagagggagagaattataaaaattgAGAATTCAGACAATAAACTGTTGAATTTAAAATCTAGGTAACATAAGCTTAGCTGCTCTTAACATATTTGTAATTTCCCACACTGACAGAAATGATATGTTTCTACTTCATACACAATTTTGGCAATATTATATGTGaataacaaatacacacacacacatacacagccatCTAGGTAGCTTCTGAATCAGTTCTGTTACACCTTGGTAGTAGGCTTACCTCCAAATACGAAACAGCTGAGAGGCTCCTGCTGACCCCACAAAGAAATTAACAGCAAACAAACTCCAATTTTTGGGTATAATTACAAGTGAGTACCTTGACCAAATAAACCCTgttgaaagaaagcattttttaaaggcACAGATACTTctcataatatattttaatatttaacattagAGTAAGGTTAACTATGAATAAGGCTATGACAATAATAACAAAGGACGAAGGGCAAAGAAATGCTGTATTATGAGTCTTAAAAAAGTACCTTTAAGTCTTATTATATAACACTATATTATAGctacataattatatattacataaaaattctCATGATAGAATTTTcagtattatataaaattctcagttCTTACATTAAAGGGAGACTTTGCTAGGAACCAGTGTCTAGTAACTATACCATCATCCCACTTAGAAAATTATGCTCATGTAAAAACCTGAGAAGCAAAATCTCACATAGACATTTATTCTCAACAACCTTCCTGCCTAAGCTATCCATAATCCAGTATTCCCTAGAGATGGATAATGTGTGAGAGTAAATATGCATGAagacatttgtaaaataaaatcatttaatgaACATAAAACCAGAGTTTTGTTGTATGTGGGTTAATTTTGGGTGTGTACCTACCCTttaaaagctgagccatctcttcagctagTATATGGTTATTTTTTAGCAGTTTCGGGATAAAAGGTTCTATCTTGGGAGGAAGTTTGTTAAGACTCAAAATGcaacttttgttattgttgctgggAGGGAAACATGGTGGGAGGCtgatttgatcaaaacatatgcatgtatgaaattctcagtaaaagtaaataaaagactCAGGATGATCTGAAGAGATGCTAGTAAAAACTCAAGAAGTAAACTCAAAAGTTATCAGGAAGTTCCTAAAACATATCAGAGGCACTCAGTCTCTCTGTTTAAGCTTACATAAATAGTAAACAGGGCTGAGAGAGACTCTTAGACAAGTCAAACTGCCTGGGAGACATTCAAACTAACTGAGCTTAGATGAAACATTGTCTAACCTGACAAGCTGCCTGCAGGTTGTGCAGTGAGCTTGTACAATGAGTTCCATCTTTCCTtggctgtcacccatgctggggtagGTTTTCAGTGATGCAACCATCTGAGTAATTTCTGGTTCTGTAAGTAACTCTTCACCCCTATTTCTGTAAGTAACTCCAAGAAGcacattggttcaccaagctaaACTTTGGTGGTATCAACTCTTTATTTGTAGTGAGTGGACATTTTCTCACATTGTCTCAGAAATAGTGTTATACAACAGTGGACTATCGAAGAAGCTTTTAATTTACCTGTAGCCATCAGCACAGTGGACTGAGCTGTGCTGAGTTTCTCTGCAGGTCTGGCCATGTCAGCTAATCCTGCACACACCAATCCCTGCAAATACACATTTAAGACATGTGAGCAGGGCGTCAAGAGTGAGgcataatcatttttaattttaaattagacAAAATATCTATGAATCTCTACATGATAGCTACACTCATATTATCCATAACATTAAGAAAAGTTCGGAGCATGACAAAAAGCTACAACAAATTCAAGAGTACcttcttcttttatgttttctatcaATATTCTTTAAAGAAGTACCAGAAAACTTACTTACAATTTTATCTTGTTAGatgatttttccttatttttagaaCATGTACACGTGTCACAGTGCACATAAAGAGGTCACAGGACaaattgtgggagtcagttctctcattaCACCAAATGGGTTCCAGAAATTAAACTCAGGCTTGGTCAAAGGTGCCTTTACCTTGAGTTCTTATTGGTCCTAGATAACTTTTCTTTAACATTAAAGCACACACAACCATATCTTccttgttgtgtgtgtttttttaaagatttatctttatgtgtACAAGcactttgcctgcatatatatgtgtaccatctgtgagcagtgtccatggaggccagacaaGGACATGGAATCCCTGAAACTGATGTTAAAGCTGGTAGTGAGGcatcatgtagatgctgggaactgaagctaggtatctacaagagcagcaagtgctctaaaaccactgagccatctctctggcaccACTCCTGCTCCTGCCATGACTTTATTGTCTTTTATAGAATCACCCACACATATCCTAATGTCAGCATTCCTCAGAAAGCTTGGTAATAAGCTGGGCCTGGATGGTATAGGCCTATAATTCAAGatatttggggggtggggaggctaaGGGAAGGAAAACCACAAGCTTAAGGCCTGTCTCAactacaaagtaagttcaaagGTCAGCATAGGTATCTTTTTTcgttgctttttgagacagggtttctctgtgtaacagtcctggctgtcctggagctcactttgtagaccaggctggccttgaactcacagagatcccatctgcctctgtcacccaagtgctgggattaaaggtgtgtgccaccacggtcccctccccccagcagcaTAGAAGTCCTATTCCAAAGTAAAAAAGAGGGCTGAGGTTCAAAAGTTCAAGGCAACCTGGGCAATTCAGTGAGattacatctcaaaaaaaaaaaaaaaaagtaaaagaggtGAGGCTATGATTCCATGATAGAACACTGTGCTACCCATGCATGAggccagaaacaaaaataaaatttaaaaacccaaagCATCTGGTAACCTTAAGATTACACCCACATATGTAACTACCTCTCATTATTCTGTAATTGGACTCACACAAAGCATGTAAGCTGCTGAAATTTAACTTGCACAACAGTAATATGTTAGGCTGCGGAAGCACTGGGAATGCTGGGGGGTAGCACACCACTTGCAAAGCAAATGCAGGCTCTGGGAGCAATTCATACtgcaaatcaattaaaaaaaaaggaactatgTCTATTTAAAGACCTTCAGGAGGCTCAAGACCCATTATGATGTttagagaggagaaagaacaaaaggggGAAACAAACGCTATAGATGTTAAGGACTCTGCCCAGGATGTATTATTCCTGCAACTGTCCCCTCGTGCTTCCCTctaaaagcctttaaaaaaaattatgaatctCTATGTAGAATGGGCTGCCTTCCAAATGACTTGactcctctgagtgctggaattaaaggtgtgtgctaccacaacaATGCTAAAAACCTTTTCTTACACCTGATTTCCTACAGCAGTACAAAAGCCTCCCTTGTTTTCCAAAGTGCCAGTTCTTGAATAAAGCTGACTTCCTTTCCACCAACTCTTAGCTCCACAGTACTGGCTTTCAAGTAGCAACTAGCCAGACCTGCATCCAGCAACATAATGGGCATTATTCagctacaaaacaaagcaaattatgATATGCAGTAACCAGGAAATAAACCTGTGAAATAAACCAGTCATGAATATTGAATGATTCCACGGGACTGAGAGAGatattcagcagttaagagtgcttgttgctcttgcagaggaccaaacttaggttcttagcacccatgttgggtagcTCACAGATGCCTCTAACTCTAGCTTCAAGGAATCTGACActtttggcctcctcaggtaccagCAACATGtgtaaatacatgcacacagacacagacataaataaatctttaaaaaacattgcATGATTTCACTTCCATGAGGTACCTAGACAACCAAATTCATAGAGGCAACCAACAAGTAgacattattttaagaaaaagaagcagtaTAGTATGGAGTGTGTAATAGTGCTAAAGTCTCTAAGCTATAACGCTGACTGATAATGTACTGAGCACTACCtggatgtttatttaaaatgcaaacgCAAAAATAGttaaggtggggctggagagttggctcagtggttaaaagcactgactgctcttcccgaggacccgggttcaaatcccagcacccacatcgcagctcacaactgtctgaaaagccagttccagggcatctgacaccttcataccaatgcacataaaataaaagctaaataaaccataaaaaaattttagaagaaaaatggtTAAGgtggttattttattatttttgccatATTAGAAGAGTTTACAGACCAGCAGTTTTCAACTTAGAGGACACTAGAATCACCTGCagaggttatttaaaaaaaaacacagcttaCTGGGCTGTCCCTGGGGTTTTTCAGATTGAGTGGTTCTGTGATGGGGACTGCACATCTGCATTTGCAAAAAGCTCCAAACAGATAATTTTCAACATAAATCCAATGATTTGTTAGAAAAAGCCACTAgaatgagtatatattatatatgtacatatatctgtTATAAAGTGAAAGTAATAATCTTGGAGCCAGAAGTCATAGGCTCTACCATTTACACCAAATGCTTATATGTATTAGATAGAGTTGTATGTActtgggctggcctcaaattctatACATAGTCAGAGGATAGACTTAAGCCCCTTCATCTTGCTATCTATGCCATCCAAGTACTGGGATAATAGGCTATACCACCATGTGAGGCTCGGtatgttttttaagaaatatgtATCCAGAGGCCCTTTCTGACAGACAGAGTTCAGATAAACTAAGGTAGGTAGTATATGCTTCATAAGATTTATCTCAAATTAAAATTGGGAGGGGGGAGAcgggaggatggaaggggagaaggggagggaggaagagaacatgagggaatgggatggttgaaatgagggaaggacagagaaggggagcaaggaaagagatatcttgatttgagggagccattatggggcttaACAAGAAACCCGGCACTAGGGataattcccaggaatccacaaggggtcccagctaagaccctaagcaaaagtggagagggtgcctgaactggcctttccctgtaataaGATCGATGACTATCTTAGTTGTCATCATATAACCTTCACCTAACAactgagggaagcagatgcagagatccacagcaaagcattgggctgagcttcTGGAGACCAGTACAAGAGAGGTAGGAGCGATaatgagcaaaggggtcatgaccataatggggatacccacagaaacagctgacctgagctagggagagctcactgactccagactaatagtgggggaacctgcataggatcaaactaggccctctgaatgtgaacgacagttgtatggctggggcagtctgtgatACCattggcagtggtaccaggatttatctctagtgcttgaactggtattttgaaacttattttttttggagggaaaccttgctcaacctagaaaTAAGAGGGAGGGcctcggtcctgcctcaaagtgatgtgtcagactttgttgactcccattgggaagccttaccatctctgaggagtggatgtggggggggCTGGAGTGGGGTGAAGGGGagggtgggatgaggggagggagtgggaactgggataggtatgtaaaatgagaaaagattgtttaaaaaaataaatttaataataaaaagatttatctCAAATTAGTAATTTCTATAAAGCAATTATTTTAAGTAACTTCTGTTAAAACTCAAAACTTACCCATTTCATTACTGGAGCCCAGAAAAAAACTGTTCTGGggcctgaaaaataaaagaaaaatttagagatAATCAAATATTATTCCTTTATATGCTAACACCAAATTATACTCTGCTTTTTATACACATTGTACTGACATTTAGGAAGGTACAAAAACACTGTAATATCAATCTTCCATGTGTCTTTCTGATATTCTTGCCACCTACTTGTAGATCACATTAAAAATA
This sequence is a window from Microtus ochrogaster isolate Prairie Vole_2 unplaced genomic scaffold, MicOch1.0 UNK70, whole genome shotgun sequence. Protein-coding genes within it:
- the Mpc2 gene encoding mitochondrial pyruvate carrier 2, with protein sequence MAAAGARGLRASYHRFMDKVELLLPEKLRPLYNHPAGPRTVFFWAPVMKWGLVCAGLADMARPAEKLSTAQSTVLMATGFIWSRYSLVIIPKNWSLFAVNFFVGSAGASQLFRIWRYNQELKAKGIQ